In one window of Paracoccus saliphilus DNA:
- a CDS encoding putative transporter small subunit encodes MTTMTEILLSAYVLVWPLIVACVFFVLVRAFLREIREARRNGTPII; translated from the coding sequence ATGACGACCATGACCGAAATCCTTCTGAGCGCATATGTTCTTGTCTGGCCACTCATCGTTGCCTGTGTGTTTTTCGTTCTCGTTCGCGCATTCCTGCGAGAAATACGGGAGGCGCGAAGGAACGGAACGCCGATCATCTGA
- a CDS encoding sodium:solute symporter family transporter: MQLLELGTTLTLVLLLAFFGVTFLISLSISKKHENADSYMNAGNNVGFGISAASMTATWIWAASLYASATSGYTYGLSGPIHYGLWGALMILFIYPFGKRIRSLAPNAHTLAEILHARHGQSSQLLLAGSNLLGSLLSLTSNFIAGGALISMMSPLSFSTGILLIAGGVLIYTLWSGIRASLLTDFIQVCAMLGAVIIVVPMIFFAAGGSSIFADGAQNLTAQQQSFFSSEAFFNQGAPFIAAVLAYAIGNQTIAQRLFAVREDMIKKTFITATVGYGATVIGIGVLGVLALYLGIEPADGDVNNLIPQLAAGYLPLGLLCVFFIMIIGSLASTADSDLSAMSSIVMTDIYGRNIAGAAGAKPQLMLLIGRVTMIAATGMAMYFASSRFDILDLLVLVGAIWGALVFPVIASFYWSKVNNTGFTVSVVAALVAFTLVRTGWLPLEGIVAVVSDFLSVVGIGVIAGLMIFGFFGVRAGVAVALAVMLITLPFAIGFLHLYPVLTASLLAYAVSTILCVALSWFNKVEFDFDQIARHAGQFDTRNT, from the coding sequence ATGCAGCTACTGGAGCTTGGAACTACCCTGACGCTCGTGCTCTTGCTCGCCTTTTTCGGGGTGACGTTCCTGATATCGTTATCCATTAGCAAGAAGCATGAAAATGCCGACAGTTACATGAATGCCGGCAACAATGTCGGTTTCGGGATCTCGGCCGCGTCAATGACGGCCACATGGATCTGGGCGGCGTCGCTCTATGCCTCGGCAACCTCGGGTTATACCTATGGACTGTCCGGGCCGATCCATTATGGGCTTTGGGGAGCACTGATGATCCTGTTCATCTACCCCTTTGGCAAGCGTATAAGATCACTGGCGCCTAACGCTCATACGCTGGCAGAGATCCTGCATGCCCGGCATGGTCAGTCGAGTCAGCTGCTTCTCGCCGGATCGAACCTGCTCGGGAGTCTTCTCAGCCTGACATCGAATTTCATCGCCGGAGGCGCGTTGATCTCGATGATGTCGCCTCTATCCTTCTCGACCGGCATCCTACTGATCGCGGGGGGTGTCCTGATCTATACGCTCTGGTCGGGCATTCGGGCCTCGTTGTTGACGGATTTCATCCAGGTTTGCGCCATGCTGGGCGCGGTCATCATCGTTGTGCCGATGATCTTCTTCGCAGCGGGGGGAAGCTCGATCTTTGCCGATGGCGCACAAAACCTGACCGCCCAGCAACAGAGCTTTTTCTCGTCCGAAGCCTTCTTCAATCAGGGAGCGCCCTTCATCGCCGCTGTGCTGGCCTATGCAATCGGCAATCAGACAATTGCGCAGCGTCTTTTCGCCGTGCGCGAGGACATGATCAAGAAAACCTTCATTACCGCGACAGTGGGTTACGGCGCGACGGTAATCGGAATTGGGGTATTGGGCGTTCTTGCCCTCTATCTCGGGATCGAACCGGCAGATGGGGATGTGAACAACCTGATCCCGCAGCTTGCGGCAGGCTATCTGCCCTTGGGCCTCCTATGCGTGTTCTTCATCATGATCATCGGTTCGCTCGCCTCGACAGCGGATTCTGATCTGTCGGCCATGTCCTCCATCGTGATGACCGATATCTATGGCCGCAATATCGCGGGAGCAGCGGGCGCGAAGCCGCAGCTCATGCTGCTTATCGGTCGCGTCACGATGATCGCCGCAACCGGAATGGCGATGTATTTCGCCAGCAGCCGCTTTGATATTCTTGATCTTCTGGTGCTGGTTGGCGCGATCTGGGGCGCATTGGTCTTTCCTGTCATCGCCAGTTTCTACTGGAGCAAGGTCAACAATACCGGGTTTACCGTCTCGGTCGTCGCGGCATTGGTGGCATTCACCTTGGTTCGCACCGGCTGGTTGCCACTGGAGGGTATCGTTGCCGTTGTCAGCGACTTTCTATCCGTTGTCGGCATCGGTGTCATCGCCGGCTTGATGATCTTTGGGTTTTTCGGGGTGAGAGCCGGAGTGGCGGTGGCGCTGGCGGTAATGCTGATCACGCTGCCCTTCGCGATCGGTTTTCTGCATCTGTACCCGGTCCTGACCGCATCGCTTCTGGCCTATGCGGTTTCCACGATACTTTGCGTCGCGCTCTCCTGGTTCAACAAGGTTGAGTTCGATTTTGATCAGATCGCGCGTCATGCCGGCCAATTCGACACGCGAAACACCTGA
- a CDS encoding heme-dependent oxidative N-demethylase family protein has translation MTIQFNDETFRDDYSYHNSAEAIRRFPFPFDKDDYMYAVNMEPHAGGREGSPFENRFDVDEHYVAEMRDREITLNEDPLRCQSLPHMELAGWDLLELIMVSKSEDYPELFSLHRDGDRWHWINRPLGIDHKFTFLDPTTLPYGPMEYITRQAQGDFAVLDQREGNLWMEAGMVTSQADWSLDFDIGMNFFEWHAPVPKAHEMGIFQRALKFLLAIQQDSPSRRLNWTMTVNPRLDTSPENYHKWGPEKRTLTPENVGEKQYLRVELQTFFRLPRSNGLAFPIRCYLISLQDLVTVPKWGRRLHRVIRDLPDELADYKGFAVNRQLIIDYLAQFDDGKPTSPGIFPDE, from the coding sequence ATGACCATCCAGTTCAACGACGAGACCTTCCGCGACGACTACAGCTATCACAACTCGGCCGAGGCGATCCGGCGTTTTCCGTTTCCCTTTGACAAGGACGACTACATGTATGCGGTCAATATGGAGCCGCATGCCGGGGGCCGCGAGGGCAGCCCCTTCGAGAACCGCTTCGATGTCGATGAACACTACGTCGCCGAGATGCGGGACCGCGAGATCACCCTGAACGAGGATCCGCTGCGCTGTCAGTCTCTGCCGCATATGGAGCTGGCGGGTTGGGACTTGCTGGAACTGATCATGGTCTCGAAATCCGAGGACTATCCCGAGCTGTTCAGCCTGCACCGCGACGGCGATCGCTGGCATTGGATCAACCGTCCACTGGGGATCGACCACAAGTTCACCTTCCTCGACCCGACCACGCTGCCCTACGGACCGATGGAATACATCACCCGCCAGGCACAGGGCGATTTCGCGGTGCTCGATCAGCGCGAGGGCAATCTGTGGATGGAGGCCGGGATGGTGACCAGTCAGGCAGACTGGAGCCTGGATTTCGACATCGGGATGAATTTCTTCGAATGGCATGCGCCAGTGCCCAAGGCGCACGAGATGGGGATTTTCCAGCGGGCGCTGAAATTCCTGCTGGCGATACAGCAGGATTCCCCGTCGCGGCGGTTGAACTGGACGATGACGGTCAATCCGCGTCTGGATACAAGCCCCGAGAATTACCACAAATGGGGTCCGGAAAAGCGCACCCTGACCCCCGAGAATGTCGGCGAGAAGCAATATCTGCGCGTCGAACTACAGACCTTTTTCCGGCTGCCGCGCTCGAATGGGCTGGCCTTCCCGATCCGCTGCTACCTGATCTCGCTGCAGGATCTGGTAACGGTGCCGAAATGGGGCCGCCGCCTGCACCGCGTGATCCGTGATCTGCCCGACGAACTGGCCGACTACAAGGGCTTCGCCGTCAATCGTCAGCTTATCATCGACTACCTCGCGCAGTTCGATGATGGGAAGCCGACCTCACCGGGGATATTCCCCGACGAATAG
- a CDS encoding PDR/VanB family oxidoreductase, with protein sequence MSAQMLRVTEIEALSPLVKRFRFEHPRGEKLPLFSGGAHVVVEMSDGDALRRNAYSLISDPQDGSGYEIAVRREDGGRGGSRFMHACVRQGDMLRISTPLNLFSLDMRARKHVLIAGGIGITPIIAQMQQLLRMQGRFEIHYAARSRREAAGLRLLPSLPHIHAHISDEGKRMDLGAILDRQPIGTHVYTCGPEGLITAVAQCAERLGWPCGSLHSEVFLAPPPGRAFEVTLAKTGQRVSVSPHQSLLEALEEAQVDMDWSCRGGACGRCETEVVSCHGRIEHNDHWLSEDERSSQTKIMPCVSRFRGKELILNR encoded by the coding sequence ATGAGCGCCCAGATGCTGCGAGTCACCGAGATCGAGGCGCTGTCGCCGCTGGTCAAGCGCTTCCGCTTCGAACACCCCAGGGGCGAGAAGTTGCCGTTATTCTCGGGCGGAGCGCATGTCGTGGTCGAGATGTCTGATGGCGATGCGCTGCGCCGCAACGCCTATTCGCTGATCTCCGATCCGCAGGACGGCTCGGGCTATGAGATCGCGGTGCGCCGCGAGGATGGCGGACGGGGCGGCTCGCGCTTCATGCATGCCTGCGTCAGGCAGGGCGACATGCTGCGCATCTCGACGCCCTTGAACCTGTTCTCGCTGGACATGCGGGCGCGCAAGCATGTGCTAATCGCGGGGGGAATCGGCATCACCCCGATCATCGCCCAGATGCAGCAGCTTCTGCGGATGCAAGGCCGGTTCGAGATACACTACGCCGCCCGTTCGCGCCGCGAGGCGGCCGGGCTGCGGCTATTGCCCAGCCTTCCGCATATCCATGCCCATATATCGGATGAGGGCAAGCGGATGGATTTGGGGGCTATCCTCGACCGCCAGCCGATCGGCACCCATGTCTATACCTGCGGCCCGGAAGGCCTGATCACCGCGGTGGCGCAATGCGCCGAGCGCTTGGGATGGCCGTGCGGCTCGTTGCATTCCGAGGTGTTCCTGGCTCCGCCGCCCGGCCGTGCCTTCGAGGTGACACTGGCGAAAACGGGGCAGCGCGTCTCGGTCAGCCCGCATCAGAGCCTGCTCGAAGCTCTCGAGGAGGCGCAGGTCGATATGGACTGGAGCTGCCGGGGCGGCGCCTGTGGGCGCTGCGAGACCGAGGTGGTCTCCTGCCATGGCCGGATCGAGCACAATGACCATTGGCTCTCAGAAGACGAACGCAGCTCACAGACGAAGATCATGCCCTGCGTCTCCCGATTCCGGGGCAAGGAACTGATACTCAACAGGTAA
- a CDS encoding dimethylamine monooxygenase subunit DmmA family protein: MSATKFTPSIISRPVYGGLKPHGAVPSLMLANGPGGEALLELIKADPTIPGQAHVIYIPEGCGLGKTLETKGFAGYFEGASYPSILPRFRKLLADAGMNTRLYLAGTEGLIGQATSEALAAGMLPEAIDAEHRGSLARRMQCVHCKGITENVITDPFTCLHCGLSLFVRDHYSHRHAAFQGVCVDAEAPGEIPPRQEIKA, translated from the coding sequence ATGTCTGCCACGAAATTTACCCCTTCAATTATCAGCCGCCCCGTTTATGGCGGGCTGAAGCCGCATGGTGCCGTGCCCTCGTTGATGCTGGCCAATGGTCCGGGCGGCGAAGCGCTGCTGGAACTGATCAAGGCCGATCCGACGATACCGGGCCAGGCCCATGTGATCTATATCCCAGAGGGCTGCGGCTTGGGAAAAACGCTCGAAACCAAGGGATTCGCCGGTTATTTCGAGGGTGCCAGCTATCCCTCGATCCTGCCGCGTTTTCGCAAGCTGCTGGCCGATGCCGGGATGAACACCCGGCTTTACCTTGCCGGAACCGAAGGGCTGATCGGTCAGGCGACCTCCGAGGCGCTGGCGGCGGGAATGCTGCCCGAGGCGATCGATGCCGAGCATCGCGGCAGCCTCGCGCGGCGGATGCAATGCGTCCACTGCAAGGGCATTACCGAGAACGTCATCACCGACCCGTTCACCTGCTTGCATTGCGGGCTGTCGCTGTTCGTGCGTGACCATTATTCGCACCGCCATGCCGCGTTCCAGGGCGTCTGCGTGGATGCCGAAGCTCCCGGCGAAATCCCCCCAAGGCAGGAGATCAAGGCATGA
- a CDS encoding aminomethyltransferase family protein → MTASWRFSALADRHRAMGSELEDWSGMGTAWSYDKDQLEEYMAIRTKAGVMDVSGLKKVHVIGPHASHVIDRAVTRDIEKLKPGRSTYCCMLNDAGKFVDDCVVYRMGPHSFMVVHGAGQGHEQLTMAATGRNVNVLFDDDLHDISLQGPLAVDYLEKHVPGIRDVVYFSHIHTTLFGKPVTISRTGYTGERGYEIFCRRQDAPEIWDTIVAEGREMGIIPTRFTTLDLLRSESYLLFFPYDNSEMYPFENESCGDTLWELGLDFTVSKGKTGFRGAEEHYRLQGKERFKIYGVKLEGTEAAEEGAAILKDGKEVGVVTIGFYSPLNEHNVGIARMPVDCAVEGTKLTIRNSGGEIRAVAHPMPFYDQDKKRRTAKG, encoded by the coding sequence ATGACCGCATCATGGAGATTTTCGGCGCTGGCCGACCGGCACCGTGCGATGGGCTCGGAGCTCGAGGATTGGAGTGGCATGGGCACCGCGTGGAGTTATGACAAGGATCAGCTCGAGGAATACATGGCGATCCGCACCAAGGCGGGTGTCATGGACGTGTCTGGCCTGAAGAAGGTTCACGTGATCGGCCCTCATGCAAGCCATGTGATCGACCGGGCGGTGACCCGCGATATCGAAAAGCTGAAACCGGGCCGCTCGACCTATTGCTGCATGCTGAACGATGCGGGCAAGTTCGTGGATGATTGTGTGGTCTACCGGATGGGACCGCATAGCTTCATGGTCGTGCATGGCGCGGGCCAGGGCCATGAGCAGCTGACCATGGCGGCGACCGGGCGCAACGTGAACGTGCTGTTCGATGACGACCTGCACGACATCTCGCTGCAAGGACCGCTCGCGGTGGATTACCTGGAAAAGCACGTGCCGGGCATCCGCGATGTGGTCTATTTCAGCCATATTCACACCACGCTGTTTGGCAAGCCGGTGACCATCTCGCGTACCGGATATACCGGCGAGCGCGGCTACGAGATCTTCTGCCGCCGCCAGGACGCACCCGAGATCTGGGACACCATCGTGGCCGAGGGCCGGGAGATGGGCATCATCCCGACCCGTTTCACCACGCTGGACCTGCTCCGGTCGGAAAGCTACTTGCTGTTCTTCCCCTATGACAATTCCGAGATGTATCCGTTCGAGAACGAGTCCTGTGGTGACACGCTGTGGGAACTGGGTCTCGATTTCACTGTCTCAAAGGGCAAGACCGGTTTCCGTGGCGCCGAGGAGCATTACCGCCTGCAGGGCAAGGAGCGCTTCAAGATCTATGGCGTCAAGCTCGAGGGCACCGAAGCCGCCGAGGAAGGCGCGGCGATCCTCAAGGACGGCAAGGAGGTCGGCGTCGTCACCATCGGCTTCTACAGCCCGCTGAACGAGCACAATGTCGGCATCGCCCGGATGCCGGTCGATTGCGCGGTGGAGGGCACGAAGCTGACAATCCGCAACTCGGGCGGCGAGATCCGCGCCGTCGCCCATCCGATGCCCTTCTATGACCAGGACAAGAAGCGCCGCACCGCGAAGGGCTGA
- a CDS encoding DUF1989 domain-containing protein — MLSLPPENLLRPGPPTATRPRRAMGYNLSSATERYAIPGSGGVLVQIAAGDQIKIVNDEGGQHAELLAAHRDGRVDSQILGVKTDQPAMGLQALLSSDNAGLAGLRKGLAARGITVERSIGLFGADSAPGDEADFTATTEGWLVVAAPGLPMDFERQNTTTPLTLCITRATPRRSAGFDLPDPLADPILDLRVKSSTAEAYLVRKGEFIQIIDVDGRQCTDFQCFDARKLDRGIAHPLDVTTTRTYQHHAYPMPGLHAKYFDQDLTPLVEVIQDTCGRHDAFAMACSAKYYDDIGYPGHVNCTDNFNAALAPYGVPGRPGWMAANFFFNTEIDAHGVLFVDEPWSRPGDYVLLRALTDIVCVSSACPDDTSPANGWMLTDIHMRSYAATERLQRAVAWRATPDSEPIMTRETAFHQKFAGMTRDFVEYRGFWLPNSFPECDPVESYWACRDGVVAVDLSALRKFEVTGPDAEALLNWVLTRNVSKLGHGQVVYTAMCYPHGGMIDDGTLFRVGEQNFRWIGGSDEGGVWMREEAARLGLNVMIRSSTDQMHNLAVQGPKSRELLSDIIWTPPHQPALPELGWFRFAVGRIGGEQGVPVVVSRTGYTGELGYEVFCHPKDGEAVFDAVWQAGQPLGIRPMGLAGLDLVRIESGLIFAGYDFDDQTDPFEAGVGFTVPLKSKTADFVGRDALIRRKEHPSRKFVGLEIDGQEPVAHGDCIRIGRAQVGEICSAMRVPRTGQMIALARVDVAHSEPGTAVEVGRLDGHQKRIAARVSTFPHYDPEKKRPRS, encoded by the coding sequence ATGTTGTCACTACCTCCAGAAAATCTGCTTCGGCCTGGACCGCCGACTGCCACGCGACCGCGCCGGGCGATGGGCTACAACCTTTCGTCCGCGACCGAGCGATATGCGATCCCCGGCAGCGGCGGCGTTCTGGTCCAGATTGCCGCCGGAGATCAGATCAAGATCGTGAATGACGAGGGCGGGCAGCATGCCGAACTACTGGCAGCGCATCGCGATGGCCGAGTGGATAGCCAGATCCTGGGGGTCAAGACGGATCAACCAGCAATGGGATTGCAGGCATTGCTCTCCTCGGACAACGCCGGACTGGCAGGCTTGCGCAAGGGGCTGGCCGCGCGCGGGATCACGGTTGAACGCTCGATCGGTTTGTTTGGTGCGGATTCTGCTCCGGGCGACGAGGCCGATTTCACCGCCACCACCGAGGGTTGGCTGGTGGTCGCGGCACCCGGATTGCCCATGGATTTCGAGCGACAGAATACCACCACGCCGCTGACTCTTTGCATCACCCGTGCCACGCCGCGCCGGAGTGCCGGATTCGACCTGCCCGATCCGCTGGCCGATCCGATCCTCGATCTGCGAGTAAAATCGTCAACCGCCGAAGCCTATCTGGTTCGCAAGGGCGAATTCATCCAGATCATCGATGTCGATGGCCGCCAATGCACCGATTTCCAGTGTTTCGACGCGCGCAAGCTGGATCGCGGCATTGCCCATCCGCTGGATGTGACGACGACCCGGACCTATCAGCACCACGCCTATCCCATGCCGGGGCTGCATGCGAAATATTTCGACCAGGACCTGACACCGCTGGTCGAGGTGATCCAGGATACCTGCGGGCGCCACGATGCCTTCGCCATGGCCTGCTCGGCCAAGTATTACGACGATATCGGCTATCCCGGCCATGTGAATTGCACCGACAATTTCAACGCGGCGCTGGCGCCCTATGGCGTGCCGGGACGGCCGGGTTGGATGGCGGCGAATTTCTTCTTCAACACCGAGATAGACGCGCATGGCGTCTTGTTTGTGGACGAGCCATGGTCACGGCCCGGCGACTACGTGCTGCTCAGGGCGCTGACCGACATCGTATGCGTATCGTCGGCCTGTCCCGATGATACGTCACCGGCCAATGGCTGGATGCTGACCGATATTCACATGCGCAGCTATGCCGCGACCGAGCGCCTTCAGCGCGCCGTCGCATGGCGAGCCACACCAGATTCGGAGCCGATCATGACGCGCGAAACCGCCTTTCATCAGAAATTCGCCGGAATGACCCGCGATTTCGTCGAGTATCGTGGCTTCTGGCTGCCGAACTCCTTTCCCGAATGCGATCCGGTAGAGAGTTACTGGGCCTGCCGCGACGGCGTCGTGGCGGTGGACTTGTCGGCGCTGCGCAAATTCGAGGTTACGGGGCCGGATGCCGAAGCCCTGCTGAACTGGGTTTTGACCCGCAATGTCAGCAAGCTGGGTCATGGGCAGGTCGTCTATACCGCGATGTGCTATCCCCATGGTGGCATGATCGATGACGGCACGCTGTTCCGCGTGGGCGAACAGAATTTCCGCTGGATCGGGGGCTCGGATGAGGGCGGCGTCTGGATGCGCGAAGAGGCCGCACGGCTTGGGCTGAACGTGATGATCCGCTCGTCCACCGACCAGATGCATAATCTGGCGGTGCAGGGGCCGAAATCGCGCGAATTGCTGTCGGATATCATCTGGACTCCCCCGCATCAGCCCGCCTTGCCCGAGCTTGGCTGGTTCCGTTTTGCCGTCGGCCGGATCGGCGGAGAACAAGGCGTGCCGGTTGTCGTCTCTCGCACCGGCTATACGGGAGAGTTGGGTTACGAAGTGTTCTGCCATCCGAAAGACGGCGAGGCTGTGTTCGACGCTGTCTGGCAGGCCGGGCAGCCCCTGGGGATAAGGCCAATGGGTCTGGCCGGGTTGGACCTGGTGCGGATCGAATCCGGGCTGATCTTTGCGGGTTATGATTTCGACGACCAGACCGATCCGTTCGAAGCGGGGGTCGGCTTTACCGTGCCGCTGAAATCCAAGACCGCAGATTTCGTCGGGCGCGATGCGCTGATCCGGCGCAAGGAACATCCTTCACGCAAATTCGTGGGGCTCGAGATCGACGGCCAGGAGCCGGTGGCGCATGGCGACTGCATCCGTATCGGCCGTGCGCAGGTGGGCGAGATCTGCTCGGCCATGCGGGTGCCTCGGACGGGGCAGATGATCGCATTGGCACGCGTGGATGTCGCCCATTCCGAACCGGGCACCGCCGTCGAGGTGGGCCGGCTGGACGGGCATCAGAAACGCATCGCGGCGAGGGTATCCACCTTCCCGCATTACGATCCCGAGAAGAAGCGGCCCCGGTCGTGA